The following is a genomic window from Spirosoma foliorum.
GTGCTCGTTTCGGGTGCAAGTTTTGCTGGCCTTTCAACCGCTTACTGGATGAACAAGTTAGGCTACAAAGTAACTGTTGTTGAAGTAGCAAACGGACTTAAACTGGGCGGAACGCCTGTTAATATAGAGGGGAATACCGTCGACATCGTTAAGCGGATGGGCATTTTTGAGCAAATTCAAGCCCATCGGCTGGTTATGGAAATGCTGGAATTTAAAAATGAAGATGATGTTACGGAGGGGAAAATCAGCCTAAGAAATGAAGGCGAAGAACTGCCAACCGAGGACTGTGAAATTGAGCGAGACACATTACTTCACCTATTAGTTGACCGTATCAAGAACGATGTCGACTTCATTTTCAATAACAGCATTACAGCGCTAACCGAAACAAACGATGCCATTGACGTCAGCTTTAAAGATGGCTCACAACAGACGTTCGATTTAGTGTTTGGCTGCGACGGAATACATTCGGCTGTGCGAAGGCTTTGGTTTGGAAACGAAGCGGATTACTTGCATTTCCTGGGTCAGTATTTTTCGATTACCATCGTAAACAAATTGCTGATCAGAGAAAATACCACCCAATTCTACAATGTACCCGACAAGGCGGTCATGCTGAATGGGTACAACCAGAAGACTGATATCGTTTTTTGCTTTCGCTCAGACGAAGAAATTCCGTACGACTATCGGGATGAAGCCCAACAACGGAAAATTATTTTGGATCAGTTTAAGGGGGAAAGCTGGCGAATTGCAGAGTTACTGGAGGAGGTGAAAAATTCATCAACGTTTTACTTCGATAAACTCTGTCAAGTAAAAATGCCATCCTGGACCAAAGGTAGAGTGGCATTAGTGGGCGATGCCGGTTATTGTGCGTCGCCAGCTGCCGGAAAGGGTGGGTCGTTAGCTATAGATGGCGCTGCCGCCTTAGGGGATGCTTTTCAAAAACACGGCGACGATTTTGACTTAGCCTTTCAGGAGTACAATCGAAATTTTCGCCCCTATATTGAGGAAGTCCAGGAAAATGTGGTTCGAGTAGGCTTAGACATCCTTGTGCCAAGAACCGAAGAAGCGATTCGCATTAGAAACACGCAAACGACGTCTTTTTAGGATAATAGAACGCTGATTTTTATGAACGCTATGATCTTAAGGTTATTAGTAGATGCCGAACTTGTTTAAACTTAATGGATTGTTTTTGTCATGCTGACGAAGGAAGCATCTTAAAATGGCCTAATGATCTAATCTGGAAACGTTAAGATGCTTCCTTCGTCAGCATGACAAAAAGCAGCCTGGTTTAATCTAGAACAGGGAATCACAGTAAATCTTAATCGTCCTAAAAATCAGCGTTCTAGTATTTTTCATAATGAAACAGGTAGTTCTATTGCTCCTTTGCCTAAGCTGGCGTGTGTCCCTCGCACAACTGAAAGTTAATTCAAATCATCGGTCCTTTCAGGATGAAAAGGGGAAGCCTTTTTTCTGGATGGGCGATACGGCCTGGGAGTTGGCTCATCGACTGGATCGTCAGGAAACAGAAACCTATCTGGAAACACGTCGTCGGCAGGGGTTCAATGTGATTCAGGTGGTAGCCTTGCCCTTTGCTAATGAAGTCGATAATAAGAAACCGAACCGCTACGGCGACTTCCCATTTGTCAACGACAACCCCGATCAATTGGCCATTACGCCGGGTAATAATCCCAACGATGCCGCTCAATACGACTATTGGGATCATGTCGATTTTGTGATTCAAACTGCCGCCCGGAAAGGATTATATATTGCGCTGAGCCCCGTTTGGGGTGATCATGTGTCTCCTCACTGGAGTCCGAAAGGGGTTATTTTTAATGAGCAGAATGCGCGTTCGTATGGAAAATACTGGGGGAGCCGCTACGCTAATCAATGGAATATCATTTGGGTGTTAGGGGGCGACTGCCCACTTGTGTACGAGAAAGATAAGCGGCACTACGACGACCGACCCGTTTGGCGGGCAATGGCAGCAGGGATTGAAGAGGGGGAAGGAGCCAAACACCATCTGATGACGTTCCATCCGAAAGGGGGGAAGTCTTCGTCAGAATACTTTCAACAGGATAACTGGCTGGATTTTAATGCATTTCAATCCAGTCATGGCGCTCGTGGTACAGATGCCTGGAATTGGGTTACGCGGGATTTAGCATTGAAACCTACGAAACCTACGCTCGATATGGAGCCCTGTTATGAAGATCATCCCGTTAACCCCTGGGACGGAAAATGGACTCGTCAGCGCGGGTATTTCAATGCGTATGATATTCGTACCCGGCTTTATCGAAGTGTTTTTGCCGGGATGTCCGGGTTTACCTATGGCCACCATCAGGTCTGGCAGTTTCTGGATACAACGCGCTTTATTCCGCTGAGTGTTGGCGATACAATTATTGGCTGGAAACAGGCGCTTCATGCCGAAGCCACCGGGCAAATACAGTATCTGAAACAATTGATGCTCTCGCGACCCTATTTTTCCCGAGTGTCCGATCAAAGCCTGATTCGCTCAGTCAAAGGAACCGACTATCGGGATTTGGTGATGGCCGCGCGTGATTCGGCCGGGACTTACATAATGGTCTACCTGCCTCAGCGCGCGCCTGTCACCGTTGATGTAACGACGATCCCGGGAAGCCAAAAACAAGCCTGGTGGTTTGACCCCCGAACCGGCAAGGCTATCCCCGATCGGTCGGGGCGGTTTACTGGGGTTGTTACGTTTACCCCACCTTCGCAACCGAGCGCCCTGGCAACCGATTGGGTATTGGTTATCGACGACGCTGCACGAAAATACCCATTTCCGAAGTAATGATCTCGCAAAGAATCAGTACGGTAGGATCAATTAAACGAACGCCTGAAGGCTACTGGCGACTGGTTGGTTTTGGTCTTAAACAACTTGCTGAAGGATTGGGAATGTTCAAATCCTAGTTGATAGGCGATCTCACCAATAGATAAATTGGTTGTTGATAACTGCTGTTTGGCCTTCTCAATTAGTTTCTCATGAATGTGTTGCTGCGTTGTCAGGCCGGTTAGCGATTTCAGCAGACCACTTAGGTAATCAGGCGAAACGTTGAGCTGATTGGCTAGATAACTAACGGACGGCAAGCCTTTCTGCATCTTATCCATATCGTCAAAATAGCTGACCAATTGGTCATTAAGTTGCTCCAGG
Proteins encoded in this region:
- a CDS encoding glycoside hydrolase family 140 protein; its protein translation is MKQVVLLLLCLSWRVSLAQLKVNSNHRSFQDEKGKPFFWMGDTAWELAHRLDRQETETYLETRRRQGFNVIQVVALPFANEVDNKKPNRYGDFPFVNDNPDQLAITPGNNPNDAAQYDYWDHVDFVIQTAARKGLYIALSPVWGDHVSPHWSPKGVIFNEQNARSYGKYWGSRYANQWNIIWVLGGDCPLVYEKDKRHYDDRPVWRAMAAGIEEGEGAKHHLMTFHPKGGKSSSEYFQQDNWLDFNAFQSSHGARGTDAWNWVTRDLALKPTKPTLDMEPCYEDHPVNPWDGKWTRQRGYFNAYDIRTRLYRSVFAGMSGFTYGHHQVWQFLDTTRFIPLSVGDTIIGWKQALHAEATGQIQYLKQLMLSRPYFSRVSDQSLIRSVKGTDYRDLVMAARDSAGTYIMVYLPQRAPVTVDVTTIPGSQKQAWWFDPRTGKAIPDRSGRFTGVVTFTPPSQPSALATDWVLVIDDAARKYPFPK
- a CDS encoding FAD-dependent monooxygenase — translated: MESLTEKKVLVSGASFAGLSTAYWMNKLGYKVTVVEVANGLKLGGTPVNIEGNTVDIVKRMGIFEQIQAHRLVMEMLEFKNEDDVTEGKISLRNEGEELPTEDCEIERDTLLHLLVDRIKNDVDFIFNNSITALTETNDAIDVSFKDGSQQTFDLVFGCDGIHSAVRRLWFGNEADYLHFLGQYFSITIVNKLLIRENTTQFYNVPDKAVMLNGYNQKTDIVFCFRSDEEIPYDYRDEAQQRKIILDQFKGESWRIAELLEEVKNSSTFYFDKLCQVKMPSWTKGRVALVGDAGYCASPAAGKGGSLAIDGAAALGDAFQKHGDDFDLAFQEYNRNFRPYIEEVQENVVRVGLDILVPRTEEAIRIRNTQTTSF